In the genome of Fusarium graminearum PH-1 chromosome 2, whole genome shotgun sequence, the window CCATGATGGATAAACCCTTAAAACTTTAGGAGCGACGCTGTTCTTTGATGACATTTTGGAACAAgcatctttctctctctttctctcctccatcatcatagTTGGGAATTACGAGCGgatatcttcatcatgatgtcTGCTACTCGTATCGGACAACGGCTCGCCCGTCAGTCTCGTCGCTCCCCCATCACCCTTCAACCTCGCCTCACACAAACAATTCGTCTCAATGCCGTCTCATCAAGGGCATTCTCAGTCACAGCCACCACCCAGGCTCCTCGCTTCGTCGAGTCCCAGAGCAGTACCAAACTGCATGAGCATGAGCTCTTCTCAAGGAGGCACATCGGCAGCGAGTCGAGCGAGCAAACAGAAATGCTCAAGATGCTCGACCCTCCCGTGAGCTCCATGGAGGAGTTCCTCGAACAGACTATCCCCCCGCAGGTCAGGAGGAAGCAAAAGGGTCTTAACCTCGTTGAGCAGTGGTACGAGGGCGGCGCCGAAACCGCTGTCCCTGTTAATGGTCGCACCGAGCACTACATCCAGAAGGAGATGCGCAAGCTCgcaaagaacaacaaggtTTACGAGTCTTTCATCGGTGCTGGTTACTACGGAACTCTTGTTCCTGCTGTTATCCAGCGCAATGTTCTCGAGAACCCTGCTTGGTATACCAGCTACACTCCCTACCAGGCTGAGATCAGCCAGGGTCGCCTTCAGTCCCTCCTCAACTTCCAGACTCTCATCACCGATTTGACCGGTCTTGACATTGCCAATGCCTCTGTTCTCGACGAGGCTACCGCCGCTGCCGAGGCCATGACCATGTCAATGGCCAACGCccccaagggcaagggcCAAAAGACCTTTGTCGTCTCAGAGAACTGCCACCCACAGACCATCTCCGTCCTGCAGTCCCGAGCTGAGggcttcaacatcaagctcgtcatTGGTGATGTTCTTGCTGATAACTCTAAGCTCGTCCGCGAAGTCGAGGGTGACCTCATTGGCACTCTGATCCAGTACCCCGATACCCACGGTGGTGTCCACGACTACCAGGCCCTCGCCGATATCGtccacgagaagaaggctctcCTCAGCGCATCTACCGATCTGCTCGCTCTTACCATGCTCAAGCCCCCTGGAGACTTTGGCGCTGACATTGCCATTGGTAACTCTCAGCGATTCGGTGTTCCTCTGGGCTACGGTGGTCCCCACGCTGCCTTCTTTGCCACATCTGAGAAGTACAAGCGCAAGATCCCCGGTCGTCTCGTTGGTGTTTCCAAGGATCGTCTCGGAAAGCCTGCTCTTCGTCTTGCTCTCCAGACTCGTGAGCAGCACATTCGACGTGAAAAGGCTACCAGCAACATCTGCACTGCCCAGGCTCTTCTCGCCAACATGTCTGCTTTCTACGCTGTCTATCACGGTcccaagggtctcaagacTATCGCTGAGGATATCTGGAGCAAGACCCGTCTCGCTCAGagcctcatccttgagaAGGGCGAGTTCAAGCTCCACACTGAGGGTCTCCGCGAGGATGGCTCTGTTCTTTTCGACACTGTCACTCTCAAGGGCTCTCCTGAGGCTATTGCCAAGGTCCACGAGAAGGCTGATTCTCAGAGCATCAACCTCCGCCGCGTCGCCGATGACAAGGTTGGCTTCTCTCTCCACGAGGGTGTCACCCTTGAGAGCCTCggcaaccttgtcaagatctttggCGTTTCCGAGTCTGACTTTAACGCCGCTCTCGAGTcagacaaggccaagttcctcaacgATGAGATCCCCGCTTCTCTCCAGCGAAAATCTGCCTATCTCGAGCAGCCTGTCTTCAACCAGTACCACACCGAGACCGAGCTTCTTCGATACATCTACCACCTCCAGTCTAAGGATGTCTCTCTCGTACACTCCATGATCCCTCTGGGCTCTTGCACCATGAAGCTCAACGCCACCACCGAGATGCTCCCCGTTTCCGACCCCggtatcaacaacatccacccCTTCGCCCCTGTCGAGCAGGCTTCCGGTTACCAGGCCCTTATCAGCTCCCTCGCCAAGAACTTGTCCGAGATCACTGGTATGGACGCTACAACTCTGCAGCCCAACTCTGGTGCTCAGGGTGAGTTTGCCGGTCTTCGCTGCATAAAGGCCTACCACGAGGCTCGCTCTGGCGAGAAGCGAAAGGTTTGCCTGATCCCCGTTTCTGCCCACGGTACCAACCCTGCCTCGGCCGCTATGGCTGGCATGAAGGTCGTCACCGTCAAGTGTGACGGCAAGACTGGTAACCTGGACAttgaggatctcaaggccaagtgTGTCAAGCACGCTGATGAGCTCGCTGCTATCATGGTTACCTACCCCTCCACctttggtgtctttgagCCCGAGATTAAGCAAGTCTGCGATCTTGTTCACGAGCACGGTGGTCTCGTCTACATGGACGGTGCCAACATGAACGCCCAGATCGGTCTTTGCTCTCCTGGTGATATCGGCGCTGATGTCTGCCATCTTAACCTCCACAAGACCTTCTGTATTCCCcacggtggtggtggcccTGGTGTCGGTCCTATTGCCGTCAAGAAGCACCTCGCTCCTTACCTGCCTGGTCACCCTGAGATCGACCCTCAGCGCATTGGTGCCGAGCGTGATAGCACCGCTGTTGCTCCCATCAGTGCCGCTCCTTGGGGTAGCGCTTCCATTCTTCCCATCAGCCACACTTATATCCTCATGATGGGTGGTGATGGTCTTACCAAGCAAACTGGTACCGCtctcctcaacgccaactaCATCATGTCCCGCCTCCTCCCCCACTACAAGGTCGTCTACACCAACGCCCAGGGCCGATGCGCTCACGAGTTCATCCTGGACGTCCGACCCTTCAAGGACACAGccggtgttgaggttgccGACATTGCCAAACGATTGGCCGATTACGGTTTCCACTCTCCTACCATGAGTTTCCCCGTCTCAGGAACCCTCATGATCGAGCCCACCGAGTCTGAATCTCGAGCTGAGCTTGACCGCTTCTGCGACGCCCTCATCCAGATCCGCAAGGAGATCGCCGACATCGAGTCTGGCAAGGTTCCCCGCAAGAACAACATCCTCACCAACGCCCCTCATCCCCAAGAAGACCTCCTCTCCTCCGAGTGGGACCGCCCCTACACCCGTGAGGAGGCAGCCTACCCTCTCCCCTGGCTCcgggagaagaagatgtggCCCTCTGTCGGCCGAGTGGATGATGCTTACGGTGACACCAACCTGTTCTGCACATGCCCTCCTGTCGAGGGATCTGAGGACTTGTAAATGGTGAAAAGGAAATAATGGATTTTACGTCATATTAGCGGTTGGTTTTTTTAATAGGGTTTGAGCGAAAGGGGGGAAATAGATATCATATTCAACCATGATGTGCATTTGGAATGGTTTGTTGGGAAGCTATTCAACTATGGCGAACTGATCTCTGTATTGGCGGAGTTTGTGCGAGATATGATAAATGGATTTTCTAGAGAAAAAGTCATATAACTACTAGACTAAATTTACGAGTTGAAATATTTGAGAAACCCTTCCTGTTATTAAAGTGATAAAACATGTTTTGTGAAGACGAAGACCTTTGCTACAATCAAGGTTGACAGGACCAAGTGCTGATGGGCTTACATCAACTGTGAGGCGCCCCGAATACCACGACCAAGAATTAACAAGATAATACAACATAGGTCGAAGCGATGGTAAATTACATGGCAATAATTCTGTTTTAAAAAAATGAAATTCCTTGTTGGAAAGTGTCTTGATATCTTGCTTTTTAAATCACAAACATTAATTAAACCACTGCCTCTTCGCTTAGTGCTCCCCCTTGATGTGCTCGGCATAAGCAGCCTCATCCATCAGTGCATCCAAAGCAGAAacatcctcagcctcaaccttgatcaaCCAGCCACTCTTCTCAGGGTCCTTGCCGAGATCAGCAGGTGTCTCGACGATGGGGTCGTTGACCTCGACGACGGAACCAGAAACGGGCGAGTTGATGTCAGAGGCTGACTTGACGGACTCGACGCTGCCAAAGGACTCGCCCTGGGCTGTCTCTTCGCCTACTGCGGGGAGTTCCACGTAGACTACGTCGCCGAGAGCTTCAGCGGCGTAGTTTGAAATGCCAATTGTGCCTGAGAATTGTTAATTGGGATGTTTTGGTGAGGCGAGAACTTGAACGTACAGGTCTTGCCATCGGCGGCTACGTCAATCCATTCGTGGCTCTCAGTGTATTTTCTAGCCAGAACTATAGATGTGTTAGAAATGAATTGATTTGATAATGATTTCAAGACTCACGGTTCATGGAAACTGAAAATGATCGTCGGGGAGCAATGTTGTTGACTCTGCAGGTAAACGCAACCTTTGGTGCTCGCAGAGCAGTAGATCGGACCTTGGAGGCAGTAGCCCAAGCTTGACGAGCAAAGAGACCAGAcattgtgattgtgattgtggTTGCGAGACGTGAAAGAAAGGGGTgttgagtgagtgagtgagtatgatgatgatagttTTAGATGGCCTCCTCCCCCCATTTACTATCTCTCCCTCTCAGAGTTTCCGTCTTCGGCGCCGCTCCGTTCAAACCAGCACAGAGGTACCTCGGAGTCACTGCCCGGCCCCAGTAAAGAAGGCGTTTTCTTACAACGTAGCGTCATcagagttggagatggaggatcCGCATGAGCAGGGGTTATCATCAGGCCACGAGGGTACTTGAGTAACCCCACTAGAGCAAGTACTTATACTTGCTAtctttgtcatgatggatttATTACCCTGAAGAAGCCAGGATTAGCCGCCTGTGATGGTACACTCTACTTACTTCTTTCACTGAGTCATGTAGAGATAAAACCCCAGATTGTACCTTGGGAAATTTCTGGGTAATTTATGCGGGGAAGCTTTTGATGAAATTCCGAGGATTGGAACTTTTCGGAGTTTGGGAACGGAACTTGATGTACAGAAATAATCATTATCATGTAATTTTGACTCAATTGTGTGGATGTTCGTTAGTAGAGTATTTGGTCAAAAATTTGGCATGACCATTGATGCGTTGCTGATTACGCAGATGTTTTCTCTTGCCTTACAGTGTCATGTAGATCATGATAAGAGGTCATGGTATGAGCGATACtataacaacaacaagacacaagTTCGTGATAATAGGTTACGAGTAGATAGTCTTAATATCATGTTATTCAATTCTGCTATCAATGTACTATTTTCCAAACGCCAAAATTAATCTTGCTTCCACTCATTAaaacatcatgacttgagcCAAGGCTGAGGGAATCCTCCAACCCACTCAGCAACCTCATCGCGCAGCGCAGCAATCTCCTTGACACTGGATCCATCACCCAAAAACTCCAAAAAGTTCTTGACGGTACCTGGGTTCTTAGCTCCCTTAGCCTCAGCCGCAGCACGCGCATCCTTATCAACCGCCAGAGTGATCTTCACGCCGCGGTCAACAATATCGGCCACGCGCTTAAAGTCCTCGCCGTTGAAGCCCCGCGTCGTCATGGCGGGCGTTCCCAGACGGAGACCGCCCGGCTTCAGCGCCGAGCGGTCACCAGGCACGGTGTTCTTGTTACTCGCTACGCCAACGAGTTCAAGCACGCGCTCCACACGCGCGCCGTCGATACCCTTGGGCTTGAGGTCCACGAGAACGAGGTGGTTGTCGGTGCCGCCAGAGACAAGCGAGTAGCCGAGGTCAGTGAGCTggttggccatggcttggGAGTTTGCGAGGACCTTTTCTTGGTAGTCCTTGAACTCAGGTGTCTGGGCCTGCTTGAGGGCGACAGCGAGGGCGGTGATGGTGTGGTTGTGAGGACCGCCTTGGTGGCCGGGGAAGACGGACGCGTTGATGGGGCCCTCGAGGTCGTACATGATCTgcttgcccttcttgtcTGTGCTTCGCACGCCCTTGCGGTAGAAGATCATGGCGCCGCGAGGTCCGCGCAGGGACTTGTGGGTGGTGGTCGTGACGATGTCAGAGTCATCAAAGGGTGTTCCGATaacaccagcagcgacaagaccggAAACGTGAGCCATATCAGAGAGAAGGTAAGCACCAGCCTCATTGGCAATGGCGCGCATGCGCTCATAATCGATAAGGCGGGAATAGGCAGATGTTCCTGCTACGATGACCTTGGGGCGGTACAGCAGGGCGTTCTCGCGCAGCTTTTCGTAGTCGATCAGGCCAGTCTCCTCGTTGAGTCGGTAGGGGAAGGTCTCGTAGTActttgagatcatggagatCTTCTTGCCGGGGATCTGGTAGCCGTGGGAGAGATGGCCTCCATGGGGAAGGTCAAGACCCATGATGCGATCGTGGGTGTTGAGGATAGCAGAGTAAGCGTAGAGGTTGGCTGGGGATCCAGAGAGTGCTTCACCATGTCAGTTAGTAtcagtcatgatgagattTGAGTTGGGAGACATACGCTGAACGTTGACACCCCACTTCTCGGGGTCAAGACGGAAAGTCTCGAGAGCTCTGGATTGGCAAAGACGTTCGGCCTCATCGATGTGTTCATTGCCGCCGTAGTATCGTGCTCCTGGGTAGCCCTCGGAGTACTTGTTTTGCATGACACTGCCTAGGGCATCGAGAACTGATCGCGAGGTGAAGTTTTCGGAGGggatgaggttgatgaagtggTTCTGACGCTTCTCTTCCTGTGATGGGGTTAGAAGTGCCAGTAGATAGTGAGTGTGTAGATACATACGCGCTTGAGAATGGCATGGATCTCAGGGTCGCCTTGCTCGAGGCTTGAACCGAGGAGCTATAGGATTGTCAGTCATTGTTTGTGTGGATAGTTGGATAATTGTTACTTACATCTTTTTGAGATGCGAAACCTCTGGTGGAAATGCGCGTAGCCAGTGATGGCTTGGTGCGAAGGCATTGCTGCCGAAGAAGCctcatgttcatcatgattACTTGTGAGGGGGGTATCGTAGATGGAATcgacaagagaaaaagaaagcaatAAAATTAGATGGACACGACGACAACTTCTAGAGCAATAGATCAGCTTGAGCTAGAGCAGGCAATACAAGACCTAATAAAGAGTCTCTGGCATGTTATGTTTGCCGCTTCGGCTCATGAGTTCCAGGATCGGAGCATGAGATCAGAGCaaaaggtacgtacctccGCGGGGCCGGTTCAGATGTCACCGAGTCAATCTTATCTTCACTGAGTCGGGGGAAGATCTGAAGGGGTTGGTTCCACAGAACCTCGGAGAGGATGTCGTGGAGGGCCGGGAGTGTTACTTCAAGGTACTTGTTGACGGTTGTTTTGTCTAGAACAATTTGAGAAGGTGGGCTATTCTAGTCTTTTGACTCGGTGAAGAGTAGACTACCGTACTGTCAAGAGGTGAGGCGATAAATGAGGTGAGGCGAGGTGTAGGGTAAACTATCTAGACGAGATGAGACTAGACTAGTACTGATAGTGATAGTAAAACTGATAGAGAGAAACTGACTGACAATCTAGAAGGattctctcttgttcttttccCCGCAAACAAACCAGAATCTCCACTTGACTCGCTTATTCCGGAGCCACGATCCGATTTACTCTCCCTCTTACTGCcgctgcgctgcgctgtAACCGCGCCGCACGCACTCTGACTACCTATTACCGCTGCTCGTCTTCTGGCCGGTTGTCCTTTATCCACTATGTCACCAACAAACCCAACCCCTTCTACCTCGGGCATGCGTCCTATGCCTATAATCCGCAGTAGGACCGGGTGCTTTACCTGTAGGAAGCGCAAAAAGAAGTGTGATGAGAGGTACACCTCCATAGTATATCGATCCATATCTAGATTCTTCTAGCTTACGTGAATAATGCAGTAAACCAATCTGCAGCGGTTGCAAACGCAATAAGCTCGACTGTATCTGG includes:
- a CDS encoding glycine cleavage system H protein — its product is MSGLFARQAWATASKVRSTALRAPKVAFTCRVNNIAPRRSFSVSMNLLARKYTESHEWIDVAADGKTCTIGISNYAAEALGDVVYVELPAVGEETAQGESFGSVESVKSASDINSPVSGSVVEVNDPIVETPADLGKDPEKSGWLIKVEAEDVSALDALMDEAAYAEHIKGEH
- a CDS encoding serine hydroxymethyltransferase, coding for MMNMRLLRQQCLRTKPSLATRISTRGFASQKDLLGSSLEQGDPEIHAILKREEKRQNHFINLIPSENFTSRSVLDALGSVMQNKYSEGYPGARYYGGNEHIDEAERLCQSRALETFRLDPEKWGVNVQPLSGSPANLYAYSAILNTHDRIMGLDLPHGGHLSHGYQIPGKKISMISKYYETFPYRLNEETGLIDYEKLRENALLYRPKVIVAGTSAYSRLIDYERMRAIANEAGAYLLSDMAHVSGLVAAGVIGTPFDDSDIVTTTTHKSLRGPRGAMIFYRKGVRSTDKKGKQIMYDLEGPINASVFPGHQGGPHNHTITALAVALKQAQTPEFKDYQEKVLANSQAMANQLTDLGYSLVSGGTDNHLVLVDLKPKGIDGARVERVLELVGVASNKNTVPGDRSALKPGGLRLGTPAMTTRGFNGEDFKRVADIVDRGVKITLAVDKDARAAAEAKGAKNPGTVKNFLEFLGDGSSVKEIAALRDEVAEWVGGFPQPWLKS
- a CDS encoding glycine dehydrogenase translates to MMSATRIGQRLARQSRRSPITLQPRLTQTIRLNAVSSRAFSVTATTQAPRFVESQSSTKLHEHELFSRRHIGSESSEQTEMLKMLDPPVSSMEEFLEQTIPPQVRRKQKGLNLVEQWYEGGAETAVPVNGRTEHYIQKEMRKLAKNNKVYESFIGAGYYGTLVPAVIQRNVLENPAWYTSYTPYQAEISQGRLQSLLNFQTLITDLTGLDIANASVLDEATAAAEAMTMSMANAPKGKGQKTFVVSENCHPQTISVLQSRAEGFNIKLVIGDVLADNSKLVREVEGDLIGTLIQYPDTHGGVHDYQALADIVHEKKALLSASTDLLALTMLKPPGDFGADIAIGNSQRFGVPLGYGGPHAAFFATSEKYKRKIPGRLVGVSKDRLGKPALRLALQTREQHIRREKATSNICTAQALLANMSAFYAVYHGPKGLKTIAEDIWSKTRLAQSLILEKGEFKLHTEGLREDGSVLFDTVTLKGSPEAIAKVHEKADSQSINLRRVADDKVGFSLHEGVTLESLGNLVKIFGVSESDFNAALESDKAKFLNDEIPASLQRKSAYLEQPVFNQYHTETELLRYIYHLQSKDVSLVHSMIPLGSCTMKLNATTEMLPVSDPGINNIHPFAPVEQASGYQALISSLAKNLSEITGMDATTLQPNSGAQGEFAGLRCIKAYHEARSGEKRKVCLIPVSAHGTNPASAAMAGMKVVTVKCDGKTGNLDIEDLKAKCVKHADELAAIMVTYPSTFGVFEPEIKQVCDLVHEHGGLVYMDGANMNAQIGLCSPGDIGADVCHLNLHKTFCIPHGGGGPGVGPIAVKKHLAPYLPGHPEIDPQRIGAERDSTAVAPISAAPWGSASILPISHTYILMMGGDGLTKQTGTALLNANYIMSRLLPHYKVVYTNAQGRCAHEFILDVRPFKDTAGVEVADIAKRLADYGFHSPTMSFPVSGTLMIEPTESESRAELDRFCDALIQIRKEIADIESGKVPRKNNILTNAPHPQEDLLSSEWDRPYTREEAAYPLPWLREKKMWPSVGRVDDAYGDTNLFCTCPPVEGSEDL